A region of Mesorhizobium sp. AR02 DNA encodes the following proteins:
- a CDS encoding Ku protein, with the protein MAPRPAWKGYLKLSLVTCAVELTNVVTHTEKVSFRVLNRKTGNTVKRIYVDAQTAKPLGDGDEIKGYELDDGDFVQIEEDEIEAVQIESSHTMALDGFVDKASIQQIYLDTPYYVAPADKVSEEAFAVIRDAMAGKKMAGLARIVLYSRERPVVIEPLGKGMVLTTLRYDNTVRQPDAVFSEIKAVKTDQEMTELAELIIDKKKAKFDPSKFDDKYEDALLELIRAKKAGHQAPKAKAAPKPSNVVDLFDALKKSLSSDSGSTTSSSAKAKPAAKRAKAKAAAPKRKSA; encoded by the coding sequence ATGGCACCGCGCCCAGCCTGGAAGGGTTATCTGAAGCTGTCGCTGGTCACCTGTGCGGTCGAGCTGACCAATGTCGTCACCCATACCGAAAAGGTCTCGTTCCGGGTGCTGAACCGCAAGACCGGCAACACGGTGAAGCGCATCTATGTCGATGCGCAAACTGCCAAGCCGTTGGGCGATGGCGACGAGATCAAGGGTTATGAACTCGACGACGGCGATTTCGTCCAGATCGAGGAAGACGAGATCGAGGCGGTGCAGATCGAGTCCTCGCACACGATGGCGCTTGACGGTTTCGTCGACAAAGCCTCGATCCAGCAGATCTATCTCGACACGCCTTACTATGTCGCGCCGGCCGACAAGGTCTCGGAGGAAGCGTTTGCAGTCATCCGCGACGCCATGGCCGGCAAGAAAATGGCCGGGCTGGCGCGCATCGTGCTCTACAGCCGGGAGCGTCCCGTGGTCATCGAGCCACTCGGCAAGGGCATGGTGCTGACGACGCTGCGCTACGACAATACGGTGCGCCAGCCGGACGCCGTGTTCAGCGAGATCAAGGCGGTGAAGACCGATCAGGAAATGACTGAGCTCGCCGAACTCATCATCGACAAGAAAAAAGCGAAGTTCGATCCCTCGAAATTCGACGACAAATATGAGGATGCGCTGCTCGAGCTGATCCGCGCCAAGAAGGCCGGTCACCAGGCACCGAAAGCCAAGGCGGCGCCCAAACCCTCCAACGTCGTCGACCTGTTCGACGCGTTGAAGAAGAGCCTGTCGTCGGATTCGGGCTCAACGACGTCATCGTCCGCGAAAGCCAAACCGGCAGCCAAACGCGCCAAGGCGAAAGCAGCCGCGCCCAAGCGCAAATCGGCCTGA
- a CDS encoding LysE family translocator: MTLTGFLAYSAALGIAAAIPGPGVTALVARALDSGFRSSLAMSFGLMLGDLTYLTAVVLGLAFVAQTFGMVFLAIKWLGVAYLAFLGWRFWTAGITPETVEAKKGKGGLVSSFVAGLTVTLGNPKTMIFYLAITPTIVDLKTITLADYGILVALTVVVLFVVLVPYLALAAKARWFLKSPRALKVLNRTAAGFMVGAAAAIAARQ, from the coding sequence ATGACCCTCACCGGCTTCCTCGCCTACAGTGCCGCCCTTGGCATCGCCGCCGCCATTCCCGGCCCCGGCGTCACCGCGCTTGTCGCGCGGGCGCTCGACTCCGGCTTTCGCTCGTCGCTGGCCATGTCCTTCGGCCTGATGCTGGGCGATCTCACCTATCTGACCGCCGTGGTGCTCGGCCTCGCCTTCGTCGCGCAGACCTTCGGCATGGTTTTCCTCGCCATCAAATGGCTTGGCGTCGCCTATCTGGCATTTCTGGGCTGGCGCTTCTGGACCGCCGGCATCACGCCCGAAACGGTCGAAGCGAAAAAGGGCAAGGGCGGACTGGTTTCGAGCTTTGTCGCCGGCCTCACCGTCACGCTCGGCAATCCGAAGACGATGATCTTCTACCTCGCCATCACGCCGACCATCGTCGACCTGAAGACCATCACGCTGGCCGATTACGGCATCCTCGTCGCGCTGACGGTCGTGGTCCTGTTCGTCGTCCTGGTGCCTTACCTGGCGCTGGCGGCCAAGGCGCGCTGGTTCCTGAAATCGCCGCGCGCGCTGAAGGTGCTGAACCGCACCGCCGCCGGCTTCATGGTGGGCGCGGCAGCAGCGATCGCGGCCCGTCAATAG
- the cysK gene encoding cysteine synthase A, with protein sequence MNKPVTSARVPGRGRIYSSITDTIGDTPLVRLDKFAKEKGIVANLVAKLEFFNPIASVKDRIGVAMIEALEAAGKISPGKTTLIEPTSGNTGIALAFAAAAKGYKLILTMPETMSVERRKMLALLGAELVLTEGPKGMKGAIAKADELAATIPNAVIPQQFENPANPEIHRKTTAQEIWNDTQGEVDIFVAGIGTGGTITGVGQVLKKHKPSVHVVAVEPEASPVLSGGQPGPHKIQGIGAGFAPKILDTTIYDEIVKVSNEDSVANARLVARLEGVPVGISSGAALQAAIVVGSRPENKGKTLVVVIPDFAERYLSTILFEGLGA encoded by the coding sequence ATGAACAAGCCCGTCACCTCCGCCCGCGTCCCCGGCCGCGGCCGCATCTACAGTTCCATCACCGACACGATCGGCGACACGCCCCTGGTACGGCTCGACAAGTTCGCCAAGGAGAAGGGCATCGTCGCCAATCTCGTCGCCAAGCTCGAATTCTTCAACCCGATCGCCTCGGTCAAGGACCGCATCGGCGTGGCGATGATCGAGGCGCTGGAGGCGGCCGGCAAGATTTCGCCCGGCAAGACCACGCTGATCGAACCGACCTCGGGCAACACCGGCATCGCGCTTGCCTTCGCCGCCGCCGCCAAGGGCTACAAGCTGATCCTGACCATGCCGGAGACGATGTCGGTCGAGCGCCGCAAGATGCTGGCGTTGCTCGGCGCCGAACTGGTCCTGACCGAAGGCCCGAAAGGCATGAAAGGCGCCATCGCCAAGGCCGACGAGCTGGCCGCGACGATCCCCAACGCCGTCATCCCGCAGCAGTTCGAAAACCCCGCCAATCCGGAAATCCACCGCAAGACGACAGCGCAGGAGATCTGGAACGACACGCAGGGCGAGGTCGACATCTTCGTCGCCGGCATCGGCACCGGCGGCACCATCACCGGCGTCGGCCAGGTGCTGAAGAAGCACAAGCCCTCTGTGCATGTCGTCGCCGTCGAGCCGGAAGCCTCGCCGGTGCTGTCGGGCGGCCAGCCCGGCCCGCACAAGATCCAGGGCATCGGCGCCGGCTTCGCGCCAAAGATCCTCGACACCACGATCTATGACGAGATCGTCAAGGTTTCCAACGAGGATTCCGTCGCCAATGCGCGCCTCGTCGCCCGCCTCGAAGGCGTGCCGGTCGGCATTTCGTCGGGTGCTGCCCTGCAAGCGGCAATCGTCGTCGGCTCGCGGCCGGAGAACAAGGGCAAGACCCTGGTCGTGGTCATCCCCGACTTCGCCGAACGCTATCTGTCGACGATTTTGTTCGAAGGGCTGGGGGCGTAG
- a CDS encoding PQQ-dependent sugar dehydrogenase gives MIRLAGLVLPALFLTSAAFAQQADQPALRGAAAFGDWRADKPGVRRLIKPEDLPKPYVTKSASNSPGLADMPAGAKPQLPPGFSAELIASGIDNPRVVRAAPNGDLFVADSEANQVRVYRLTKDSTKPAEDGIFAGNLNQPYGIAFYPPGDDPQWVYVANSDSIVRFAYRKGDLRASGEPETIVDNIPSNHHWTRDIVFSPDGKTLYLSVGSGSNVAEDMGKAPDGGLDAWVKSKPLGATWGSEDGRADVQAFDPDGKNGRIVATGLRNCSGMTVQPATGVLWCVVNERDALGDNVPFEYATSVRDGAFYGWPWYYIGNNEDPRHKGARHDLAGKATVPDVLMQAHSAPLNIAFYDRKDLPADAGFPKEYRGDAFVALHGSWNRGNRTGYKVVRLLFKDGKPTGEYEDFMTGFVVSNGEVWGRPVGVAVAADGALIMTEDGNGTIWRVTYDGGRS, from the coding sequence ATGATCCGATTGGCCGGACTGGTGCTTCCCGCACTCTTTCTCACAAGCGCGGCATTCGCCCAGCAGGCGGACCAGCCGGCGCTGAGGGGCGCGGCCGCCTTCGGCGATTGGCGCGCCGACAAGCCCGGCGTGCGCCGCCTGATCAAGCCGGAAGACCTGCCGAAGCCCTATGTCACCAAGTCCGCCTCGAACAGCCCTGGCCTTGCCGACATGCCGGCGGGTGCCAAGCCGCAATTGCCGCCGGGCTTTTCGGCCGAGCTGATCGCATCCGGCATCGACAATCCGCGTGTCGTGCGCGCAGCACCCAATGGCGACCTGTTCGTCGCCGACAGCGAAGCCAATCAGGTCCGCGTCTACCGCCTGACCAAGGACAGTACCAAGCCCGCCGAGGACGGCATCTTCGCCGGCAATCTCAACCAGCCCTATGGCATTGCCTTCTATCCGCCTGGCGATGACCCGCAATGGGTCTATGTCGCCAACAGCGACAGCATTGTGCGCTTTGCCTACCGCAAGGGCGACCTGAGGGCATCCGGCGAACCGGAAACCATTGTCGACAACATTCCCTCGAACCATCACTGGACGCGCGACATCGTCTTTTCGCCTGACGGCAAGACGCTCTATCTGTCGGTCGGCTCGGGTTCGAACGTCGCCGAGGACATGGGCAAGGCGCCGGATGGCGGCCTCGACGCGTGGGTGAAGTCGAAGCCGCTTGGCGCGACGTGGGGCTCCGAGGACGGCCGCGCCGACGTGCAGGCTTTCGACCCGGACGGCAAGAACGGCCGCATCGTCGCCACCGGCCTGCGCAACTGTTCGGGCATGACCGTCCAGCCGGCGACCGGCGTGCTGTGGTGCGTCGTCAACGAGCGCGACGCGCTCGGCGACAATGTGCCGTTCGAATACGCCACCTCAGTCAGGGACGGCGCCTTCTACGGCTGGCCCTGGTACTATATCGGCAACAATGAGGATCCGCGCCATAAGGGCGCGCGCCACGATCTTGCCGGCAAGGCAACCGTTCCCGATGTGCTGATGCAGGCGCATTCGGCGCCGCTCAACATCGCCTTCTACGATCGCAAGGACTTGCCTGCAGACGCCGGCTTTCCCAAGGAATACAGGGGCGATGCCTTCGTCGCCCTGCATGGTTCATGGAACCGCGGCAACAGGACCGGCTACAAGGTCGTCCGCCTGCTGTTCAAGGATGGCAAGCCGACCGGCGAATATGAGGACTTCATGACCGGCTTCGTCGTCTCGAATGGCGAGGTGTGGGGCCGGCCGGTGGGTGTGGCGGTGGCGGCCGACGGCGCGCTGATCATGACCGAGGACGGCAACGGCACGATCTGGCGCGTGACCTATGATGGCGGGCGGTCCTGA
- a CDS encoding thiol-disulfide oxidoreductase DCC family protein yields MAKPGPPAEPSFDASHPLIVFDGVCVLCSGFVRMVVRLDRKNRFRFATAQSPFGEALFRQHGLRTDSYETNLVLLDGLAFTKLDSFVAVMSELGWPWRAAKALLLLPRPLRDWLYERIAKNRYALFGRKDSCDIPSPKLRGRMIG; encoded by the coding sequence CTGGCCAAGCCCGGTCCTCCCGCTGAACCATCTTTCGATGCAAGCCATCCGCTGATCGTTTTCGACGGCGTCTGCGTGCTGTGCTCCGGCTTCGTGCGCATGGTGGTCAGGCTCGACCGCAAAAACCGCTTCCGCTTCGCCACCGCGCAATCGCCCTTCGGCGAAGCGCTGTTCCGGCAACATGGGCTGCGCACGGACAGTTACGAAACCAATCTCGTCCTCTTAGACGGCCTTGCGTTTACGAAGCTCGACAGCTTTGTCGCGGTGATGTCGGAACTCGGCTGGCCGTGGCGCGCGGCGAAGGCGCTGTTGCTGCTGCCGCGCCCACTGCGCGACTGGCTTTACGAGCGCATCGCCAAGAATCGCTACGCTCTGTTTGGCAGGAAGGACAGTTGCGACATCCCGTCGCCCAAACTGCGCGGGCGGATGATCGGCTGA
- the hrcA gene encoding heat-inducible transcriptional repressor HrcA: MTKAIEPSSQSPALQSLDMRSRDIFRRIVDSYLRDGEPVGSRSLSRILPSSLSPATIRNVMSDLEHLGLIYAPHISAGRLPTQAGLRFFVDAFMELGDLSDEERRTIEAQVRASGSGATLEHMLTEASQMLSGMSRGAGLVLAAKNEVALKHIEFIQLEPTKALAVLVSQNGDVENRVVELPAGITVSQLHEASNFLNAHIRGRTLAEARVEIARIKEETRAALDTLSQDLVEKGLAVWAGAESGLPARLIVRGRANLLENVTAQADIELLRHLFEDMETQDGLIQLLDLAEQGSGVRIFIGSENKLFSLSGSSLVVAPYRDKDARVVGALGVIGPTRLNYARIVPMVDYTAQLISRMLR, from the coding sequence ATGACCAAGGCAATCGAACCCAGTTCGCAGTCGCCTGCACTTCAATCACTCGACATGCGCTCTCGCGACATCTTCCGGCGCATCGTCGATTCCTATCTCAGGGATGGCGAGCCCGTCGGCTCGCGCAGCCTGTCGCGCATCCTGCCGTCCTCGCTGTCGCCGGCCACCATCCGCAATGTGATGAGCGACCTCGAGCATCTCGGGCTGATCTACGCGCCGCACATCTCAGCCGGCCGGCTGCCGACACAGGCCGGCCTGCGTTTCTTCGTCGATGCCTTCATGGAGCTTGGCGACCTCTCCGACGAGGAGCGCCGCACCATCGAGGCTCAGGTGCGGGCGTCCGGCTCGGGCGCGACGCTGGAGCACATGCTGACCGAGGCCAGCCAGATGCTGTCTGGCATGTCGCGCGGCGCCGGCCTAGTGCTGGCCGCCAAGAACGAGGTGGCGCTGAAGCACATCGAATTCATCCAGCTGGAACCGACCAAGGCGCTTGCCGTGCTGGTGTCGCAAAATGGCGATGTCGAAAACCGCGTCGTCGAGCTGCCCGCCGGCATCACCGTCTCGCAGCTGCACGAGGCGTCGAATTTCCTCAACGCGCATATTCGCGGCCGCACGCTGGCCGAGGCGCGGGTCGAGATCGCCCGCATCAAGGAAGAGACGAGAGCGGCCCTCGACACGCTGTCGCAGGACCTCGTCGAGAAGGGCCTGGCGGTGTGGGCCGGCGCCGAAAGCGGCCTGCCGGCGCGGCTCATCGTGCGCGGCCGCGCCAACCTGCTCGAAAACGTCACTGCCCAGGCCGACATCGAACTGCTGCGGCATCTGTTCGAGGACATGGAAACGCAGGACGGGCTGATCCAGCTGCTTGACCTCGCCGAGCAGGGATCGGGCGTGCGCATCTTCATCGGTTCGGAAAACAAGCTGTTTTCGCTGTCGGGCTCGTCGCTGGTGGTCGCGCCCTACCGCGACAAGGATGCCCGCGTCGTCGGCGCGCTCGGCGTCATCGGCCCGACCCGGCTCAACTATGCCCGCATCGTGCCGATGGTCGATTATACGGCGCAGTTGATATCGCGCATGTTGCGCTAA
- a CDS encoding RNA polymerase sigma factor has translation MDSRPEIARAAAEAAARQSYGKLVAWLAARTRDVAAAEDALADAFAAALERWPKSGVPERPEAWLLAVARRRRVDAMRRRLTREAAGDHLQLIAEEMEARMTEEDLPDERLRLMFACAHPAIEPGVRAPLILQTILGFDAATIASAFLVSPATMGQRLVRAKTRIRETGIPFRVPERAELGERLDAVLEAIYAAFAEGWSDPAGTETRRRNLATEGIWLGRLVATLMPEEPEALGLLALMLFAEARRAARRSAEGDFVPLAEQDCDLWDRALIDEAEALLSHAAASGVVGRYQLEAAVQSAHAARRLTGRTDWAAIRALYDALFSIVGSPVVAINRAVALAETEGAVAGLAALYVLGDDKRLNEYQPYWAARAGLLARLGQVPQATEAYDRAIGLERDPAVRRFLQGKRAALRN, from the coding sequence ATGGACAGTCGCCCGGAGATCGCCCGGGCGGCCGCCGAGGCCGCCGCCCGGCAGAGCTATGGCAAGCTGGTCGCCTGGCTCGCCGCGCGCACGCGCGACGTGGCCGCCGCCGAGGATGCGCTGGCCGACGCCTTTGCCGCCGCACTTGAACGCTGGCCGAAGTCAGGCGTGCCTGAAAGACCGGAAGCCTGGCTGCTGGCCGTGGCGCGTCGCCGCCGCGTCGATGCGATGCGGCGCCGGCTCACCCGAGAGGCGGCCGGCGATCATCTCCAGTTGATCGCCGAAGAGATGGAGGCGCGCATGACCGAGGAGGACCTGCCCGACGAGCGGCTGCGGCTGATGTTTGCCTGCGCGCATCCGGCGATCGAACCGGGCGTGCGGGCGCCGCTGATCCTGCAGACCATTCTTGGCTTCGATGCCGCGACGATCGCCTCCGCCTTCCTGGTCTCGCCGGCAACGATGGGCCAGCGCCTGGTGCGCGCCAAGACCCGGATCCGCGAAACCGGCATTCCGTTCCGCGTGCCGGAGCGTGCCGAACTCGGCGAACGGCTGGATGCCGTGCTGGAGGCGATCTATGCGGCTTTCGCCGAAGGCTGGTCCGATCCGGCCGGCACCGAGACGCGGCGCCGCAACCTTGCCACCGAAGGCATCTGGCTTGGCCGCCTGGTGGCCACGCTGATGCCGGAAGAGCCGGAAGCACTCGGCTTGCTGGCGCTGATGCTGTTTGCCGAGGCCCGCCGCGCCGCCCGGCGTAGCGCCGAAGGCGACTTCGTGCCGCTGGCCGAACAGGATTGCGACCTATGGGACCGCGCTCTCATCGATGAGGCGGAGGCGCTTCTTTCCCATGCCGCGGCGAGCGGTGTCGTCGGCCGCTACCAGCTCGAGGCGGCCGTCCAGTCTGCCCACGCCGCGCGGCGGCTGACCGGCCGCACCGACTGGGCAGCGATCCGCGCACTCTACGACGCGCTGTTTTCGATCGTCGGATCGCCGGTGGTGGCGATCAACCGCGCGGTGGCGCTTGCCGAGACGGAGGGCGCCGTGGCGGGGTTGGCGGCGCTTTACGTGCTGGGCGACGACAAGCGGCTCAATGAGTATCAGCCCTATTGGGCGGCGCGGGCCGGTCTCCTGGCCAGGCTTGGTCAGGTGCCGCAGGCAACCGAAGCCTATGATCGCGCGATCGGCCTCGAGCGTGATCCGGCAGTGCGCCGGTTCCTGCAAGGCAAAAGGGCAGCGCTGCGCAACTGA
- a CDS encoding YciI family protein, whose protein sequence is MRYMLLIYSDEAAMVNAPREKTQEILAAYGAYTEALKQSGTWLAGDRLRPTQATTSVRIADGKTNVLDGPYADTKEQLAGFYMIEAADIDTAIDWAARCPAASLGTVELRPIWEMAEYISER, encoded by the coding sequence ATGCGATACATGCTTTTGATCTATAGCGACGAAGCCGCGATGGTGAATGCGCCGCGCGAGAAGACCCAGGAGATCCTGGCGGCCTATGGCGCTTACACCGAAGCGTTGAAGCAGTCAGGCACGTGGCTGGCCGGCGACCGGTTGCGCCCGACCCAGGCAACCACCTCGGTGCGGATCGCCGACGGCAAGACCAACGTGCTCGACGGCCCCTATGCCGACACCAAGGAGCAGCTTGCCGGCTTCTACATGATCGAGGCGGCCGACATCGACACCGCCATCGACTGGGCGGCGCGCTGTCCGGCAGCCAGCCTGGGCACGGTCGAGCTGCGACCGATCTGGGAAATGGCCGAATACATCTCGGAGAGATGA
- a CDS encoding DUF4166 domain-containing protein, giving the protein MWLCPRSTSFETVENGRFRFHVEISHPLTGLIVRYRGWLEPVD; this is encoded by the coding sequence ATGTGGCTCTGCCCGCGCTCGACCTCCTTCGAAACCGTCGAGAATGGCCGCTTCCGCTTCCATGTCGAGATTTCGCACCCGCTCACCGGGCTGATCGTGCGCTATCGCGGCTGGCTCGAACCGGTTGATTAG
- a CDS encoding glutathione S-transferase family protein, with amino-acid sequence MYKLYTRPGSGGFVVEAALALANAPFEQIDVPKSDQPDPAFLDISPLNQVPVLTLPDGSSMTESAAICILLAERHPDAGLAPAVDAPARADFLRWMAFMSSVLYPAVLRLYYAHRYTADADGTKAVKQAAVAEMDRGFTVVDAALQGRDWLVGETMSLADIYLVMLVAWHPDIDRARAAWPNIERLWARLRGHPLMKTLNTSHEMWPG; translated from the coding sequence ATGTACAAGCTCTATACCCGTCCAGGCAGCGGCGGCTTCGTCGTCGAGGCGGCGCTCGCCTTGGCGAATGCGCCGTTCGAACAGATCGACGTGCCGAAGTCCGACCAGCCCGATCCGGCCTTCCTCGACATCAGCCCGCTGAACCAGGTGCCGGTGCTGACCTTGCCGGACGGAAGCTCGATGACCGAATCGGCGGCGATCTGCATCCTGCTTGCCGAACGCCATCCCGATGCCGGCCTGGCGCCGGCGGTCGACGCGCCGGCTCGCGCCGATTTCCTGCGCTGGATGGCGTTCATGTCCTCGGTGCTCTACCCGGCGGTGCTGCGGCTCTACTACGCCCATCGCTACACGGCCGATGCCGACGGCACGAAAGCCGTCAAGCAGGCGGCCGTCGCCGAAATGGACCGCGGCTTCACCGTTGTCGATGCCGCTCTGCAAGGCCGTGACTGGCTGGTCGGCGAGACCATGTCGCTGGCCGACATCTATCTCGTCATGCTCGTAGCCTGGCATCCCGATATAGACAGAGCGCGGGCAGCCTGGCCGAACATTGAACGGCTCTGGGCCAGGCTGCGCGGCCATCCGCTGATGAAGACACTCAACACGTCGCACGAGATGTGGCCAGGCTGA
- a CDS encoding DUF4166 domain-containing protein, whose protein sequence is MKLLIVGGYGTFGGRIIQLLESEPRLTLIVAGRSLAKAEAWCGGRGAVAAQLIPAAFDRDGDLAAQLTSLSPDTLVDASGPFQAYGEERYRLIEACIAKRVNYLDLADGSDFVAGVPAFDAAAKRAGLFVLSGVSSFPVLTAAVVRRLSSDMARVDTIKGGIAPSPYAGVGENVIRAIAGYAGRPVGLVRDGAKAQGHPLTEQMRYTIAPPGRVPLKNTLFSLVDVPDLRALGELWPQAKTIWMGAGPVPEILHRALISLAWLVRIGLVRSLSPLAPLMHWATNRLRWGEHRGGMFVLVEGADRVGKPIKRSWHLLAEGDDGPLIPSMAVEALVRKALDGRVPLHGARAAVNDLELADYEALFAGRTIHTGFRDDTAGGPDKPLYAELLGEAWQGLPEKIRAMHDRTKTAEGRASVERGSSILGRLMAWLVGFPKASTDIPVRVRFDADREEETWTRTFGAHSFSSRQFAGRGRSQRLLCERFGPLTFAMALVTGEGKLSLVLPVGVF, encoded by the coding sequence ATGAAACTTCTCATTGTCGGCGGCTACGGCACCTTCGGCGGACGCATCATTCAGCTGCTGGAGAGCGAACCGCGCCTGACGCTGATCGTCGCCGGCCGCTCGCTTGCCAAGGCCGAGGCTTGGTGCGGAGGCCGTGGTGCGGTCGCCGCGCAATTGATACCGGCCGCGTTCGACCGCGATGGCGATCTCGCTGCGCAGCTGACGTCGCTATCGCCAGACACGCTGGTCGACGCCAGCGGCCCGTTCCAGGCCTATGGCGAGGAGCGCTACCGGCTGATCGAGGCCTGCATCGCCAAGCGCGTCAACTATCTCGATCTCGCCGACGGGTCGGATTTCGTCGCCGGAGTGCCGGCCTTCGATGCGGCCGCCAAACGGGCCGGGCTGTTCGTGTTGTCCGGCGTCTCCAGCTTTCCAGTGCTGACGGCGGCGGTGGTGCGCCGGCTGTCCTCTGACATGGCGCGCGTCGACACGATCAAGGGCGGCATCGCACCGTCGCCCTATGCCGGCGTCGGCGAAAACGTCATCCGGGCGATCGCGGGCTATGCCGGCCGGCCGGTCGGTCTGGTGCGCGACGGCGCCAAGGCGCAAGGCCATCCACTGACCGAACAGATGCGTTATACCATCGCGCCACCGGGCCGCGTGCCGCTCAAAAATACGCTGTTCTCGCTCGTCGACGTGCCGGACCTGCGGGCGCTGGGAGAATTGTGGCCACAGGCGAAAACCATCTGGATGGGTGCCGGGCCGGTGCCCGAAATCCTGCACCGTGCCTTGATCAGCCTTGCCTGGCTGGTGCGCATCGGGCTGGTGCGCTCGCTGTCGCCGCTCGCCCCGCTGATGCATTGGGCGACCAACCGGCTGCGCTGGGGCGAACATCGCGGCGGCATGTTCGTCCTGGTCGAAGGCGCTGACCGGGTCGGAAAGCCAATCAAGCGCTCATGGCATCTTTTGGCCGAAGGTGATGACGGGCCGCTAATCCCGTCCATGGCGGTCGAGGCACTGGTGCGCAAGGCGCTGGACGGCCGTGTGCCCCTACATGGCGCCCGCGCCGCCGTGAACGATCTCGAGCTTGCCGATTATGAGGCCTTGTTCGCGGGCAGGACGATCCATACCGGCTTTCGCGACGACACGGCCGGCGGCCCGGACAAACCGCTCTATGCGGAGCTGCTCGGCGAGGCCTGGCAAGGCTTGCCCGAAAAAATCCGCGCCATGCATGATCGCACGAAAACGGCCGAAGGCCGCGCCAGTGTCGAACGCGGGTCAAGCATTCTTGGCCGACTAATGGCCTGGCTGGTCGGCTTTCCCAAGGCGAGCACCGATATTCCGGTGCGGGTCCGCTTCGATGCCGACAGGGAGGAAGAAACCTGGACGCGGACATTCGGCGCACACAGCTTCTCCAGCCGCCAGTTTGCGGGGCGGGGGCGCTCGCAGCGCCTGTTGTGCGAACGCTTCGGCCCGCTGACCTTCGCCATGGCGCTGGTGACCGGGGAGGGCAAGCTGTCGCTCGTCCTGCCGGTTGGAGTGTTCTAG